One Aegilops tauschii subsp. strangulata cultivar AL8/78 chromosome 7, Aet v6.0, whole genome shotgun sequence genomic window carries:
- the LOC109756159 gene encoding tyrosine decarboxylase 1-like, producing MGSAAADALLPLHPETFAAESHAVVDFLDGYYRNIQSYPVRPDAELGRLRTLLPDAAPEDGEPVDVVLEDVRRHIVPGLMHWQSPSFFAYYPMNASTAGFAGEMLSAGLNVVPFAWAASPAATELEAVVVDWMAKLVGLPERFLFSGGGGGVLQGSTCEAVVCTLVAARDRALIMLGGHEGILRLVVYASDQSHSTFQKGARIVGIPPANFRVIQTSAASSYGLTADSVRRAVDADVASGLVPLYLCATVGTTGLGAVDPLRELGEVARRYDMWLHVDAAHAGSSLICREFQDCLDGAELADSVSMNPHKWFLTNMECCCLWVASPAALTSALSSNPEYLNNISTENAAAMDMVDYKDWQIALSRPFRAMKLWVVLRRYGAVAMRAYIRRHIDMARWFELELEADERFEVVVPRRFSLVAFRLRPRHEGDDVEALNRRLLMAINSSTGRAFLTHFVVDNKFIIRLAVGGAMTEMQHVRAGWVLVQEKAKEVGATPGRY from the coding sequence ATGGGGAGCGCAGCAGCGGACGCGCTATTGCCACTGCACCCCGAGACGTTCGCCGCCGAATCGCACGCCGTGGTCGACTTCCTCGACGGGTACTACCGCAACATCCAGAGCTACCCTGTCCGGCCTGATGCCGAGCTAGGGCGCCTCCGGACGCTTCTACCCGACGCGGCCCCCGAGGATGGCGAGCCGGTGGACGTAGTACTGGAGGACGTGCGGCGGCACATTGTCCCGGGGTTGATGCACTGGCAGAGCCCCAGCTTCTTTGCATACTATCCAATGAACGCGAGCACGGCCGGGTTCGCCGGTGAGATGCTCTCCGCCGGCCTCAACGTGGTGCCGTTCGCGTGGGCTGCCTCGCCGGCTGCAACCGAGCTCGAGGCCGTCGTGGTGGACTGGATGGCGAAGCTGGTGGGCCTCCCGGAACGCTTCCTCTTCTCTGGTGGCGGCGGGGGCGTGCTGCAAGGGAGCACCTGCGAGGCCGTGGTGTGCACGCTCGTAGCCGCGCGCGATCGCGCGCTGATCATGCTCGGTGGCCATGAGGGCATCCTGCGGCTGGTGGTCTATGCCTCCGATCAGAGCCACTCCACTTTCCAGAAGGGCGCGAGGATCGTAGGGATCCCACCGGCCAACTTCCGCGTCATCCAGACATCGGCGGCGTCGAGTTACGGCCTCACCGCGGACAGTGTCCGCCGCGCTGTGGATGCTGACGTGGCCAGCGGGCTTGTGCCGTTGTACCTGTGTGCCACTGTCGGCACGACCGGGCTTGGCGCCGTCGATCCACTGCGCGAGCTGGGCGAGGTGGCCAGACGATACGACATGTGGTTACATGTCGACGCCGCGCACGCAGGTAGCTCTCTGATCTGCCGCGAGTTCCAGGATTGCCTTGACGGCGCCGAGCTTGCAGACTCCGTGAGCATGAACCCGCACAAGTGGTTCCTCACCAACATGGAGTGCTGCTGCCTGTGGGTGGCGAGCCCGGCCGCACTTACATCCGCACTCTCCAGCAACCCAGAATACCTCAACAACATCAGCACCGAAAATGCAGCAGCAATGGACATGGTCGACTACAAGGACTGGCAGATCGCATTATCGCGCCCTTTCCGCGCCATGAAGCTGTGGGTGGTCTTGCGCCGCTACGGCGCTGTGGCCATGCGAGCATACATACGGAGACACATCGATATGGCCAGGTGGTTCGAGCTGGAGCTGGAGGCCGACGAGAGGTTCGAGGTGGTCGTGCCAAGGAGGTTCTCCCTCGTGGCGTTCCGCCTCCGCCCAAGGCACGAGGGCGACGACGTGGAGGCCTTGAACCGCAGGCTACTCATGGCCATCAACTCCAGTACTGGGCGGGCCTTCCTGACACACTTTGTCGTGGATAACAAGTTCATTATCCGTCTGGCCGTGGGCGGGGCCATGACGGAGATGCAACACGTCCGGGCTGGATGGGTGCTTGTTCAGGAGAAGGCAAAGGAAGTAGGCGCCACTCCGGGGCGTTACTAA